The sequence ATTTGCTAAAGTAACCTCTACCTCCACCAGCTTGTAACTCTAATAGCAGACTCTGAGCAACCACATCCACAATATCTATTCTTAACTGAAAGAGTTCACGCGGATTGGTAACGAAATAGGAACGGTCAGCCAATCCCTGATAAAGAGCCTTCCGAATAACACCTAACTGCTCTACCTGATACTTCCACTCATCTGTTAATACACTTCGTTTCCCCAATTCTTTTTCTACTTCTGATAGAGAACGTTCAGCTAAACCAAAGGCTAAACCAAATTGGTAACCTAAAAAAGCGGGACGATTTTGAGTTAAAAATTCTTTAGCATTCTTGGATAGAATCCACTCTTCTTTTAAAGGAGCCCGATTAAATGTCAAAGCAACCGTGTTTCCTCCCTGAAGAGAAACGAATTCTAAGTCTTCCGAACGACTAAAATTCTCTGCATCTGATGGCACAGCCACCACATAACTTTTACTTGGATCATCTGCAAATCCTGCTACAAAAATGGTTAAAAAACGATTTCTACGGGCATTGGTTACCCATGGCAGTCGCCCTTTTAGATAAAATTGTCCATTTTCTTCGACGATATAAACATTCAGCTCTTCTAAATCAGATAAATACTTGACCGCATTAGACAGAGCAGTTGCGCCTGCATATTCACCAGACAAGAGTTTTTCCAGATAGTTTTCTTTCAAATAGGAATTCTCTGAATGGATAATATTGTCAATTAGGGTGCGTTGTCCCCAAGAAATAAAGGAGGCCGTCAAGGAATGTTGAGCGAGCTCTGCTAGGATATCAATGACATCTTGATCACTTCCGTCTGAACCGCCGAGAGATTCTGGAACACCTACACGAAAAGCTCCTTCTGCTGCAATCCTTTCAATCAGTTGCTCTCCAGCCTCACAAGACTGTTTATCAATTTCATCAGCATGCTGGTCTAACCAGCTCAAAAACTCTTCGGAAAAAAATCCCATACTCTTTCCTCCTTTTATGCATAAGGTTGTAATTCTGGGTTAATAGGCGTATTGGCTAGGTTGTTGGCATAGTTGCAGAGGCTGGCAAGACTAACACCGAGAACCACGTCCAAGGCATTTTGTTGCGTGTAGCCAGCTTCCAAAAATTCAGCCAAGGCTTCATCTCCTACACGCCCTTTGGTATTGATGACCGCCAAGGTAAACTTAGCTAGAGTATCTAGTTTTGGATCTGTTTCAATCGGAGTGCGGTTGCGGAGAGCTTGGAGAAGATCATCATTCATCTGGATTTGTTTGATTGAAAAGGCTGTGTGACCTGCGACGCAGAAAGCACAACCATTGGTTACGGCAGCTGTGATTTGTACTACTTCGCGTTCTACTGGTGTTAAGCTATTGCGACGGTTGATGGCTCCGACAGTTCGGTAGGCTTCAAGCGCGGTTGGGGCATTGGCCAAGAGACCGATTAGGTTGGGAATATAGCCATTGTTATCTTTTTGTACTGTTTCAAGAACTTCTTTCACTTCTGCTGGTGCTGATTCTACTGTGTGGATGGTAAATGTTGTCATAAGAAACCTCTTTTCATTTTATTGTCATTTAGTCTATCATAGAATTTTCCACTTGGATAATATATATTTTCAATAGCCTTGATAGGAAATGTCTATGAAATAAAAAAATCACACTAAAAGTGTGATTGGGTTAGTGTTTAAAATACTTTCTGGTTTCGGAAATAACGACTGGCGATAAGACTATGAGGGCAATCAAGTTTGGTAAAGCCATCAAGGCATTGACGATATCTGCAATAATCCAGACCATATCCAACTCGATAAATCCTCCCAACAAGACCATGACTACAAAGACTACACGGTAAAGCCAGATAAAACGAACACCAAAGAGAAACTCAAAACAGCGTTCTCCGTAGTAGTTCCATCCGAGAATCGTCGTAAAGGCAAAGAGTACAAGGAAAATGGTCAAGAGGGAAGGTCCAAAATGTGAAAAAACTGTTGAAAAGGCTGACTGGGTCAAGGCAACCCCATTCAAATCACCACTCCAAACACCAGTTACCAAGATTGTTAAACCAGTCAACGTACAGATAATGAGGGTATCAATAAAGGTTCCTGTCATGGAAATCAAGCCTTGCTCGACAGGCTCATTTGTCTTAGCCGCAGCCGCCGCAATGGGAGCTGATCCTAGGCCAGATTCGTTAGAAAAGACTCCTCTCGCCACACCATTTTGGATAGCCATCCGAATGCTGGCACCTGCAAAACCACCTACCGCGGCCGCCGGACTAAAGGCTGAAGTAAAGATCAGTGCAAGTGTGG comes from Streptococcus oralis and encodes:
- a CDS encoding carboxymuconolactone decarboxylase family protein is translated as MTTFTIHTVESAPAEVKEVLETVQKDNNGYIPNLIGLLANAPTALEAYRTVGAINRRNSLTPVEREVVQITAAVTNGCAFCVAGHTAFSIKQIQMNDDLLQALRNRTPIETDPKLDTLAKFTLAVINTKGRVGDEALAEFLEAGYTQQNALDVVLGVSLASLCNYANNLANTPINPELQPYA
- a CDS encoding acyl-CoA dehydrogenase family protein produces the protein MGFFSEEFLSWLDQHADEIDKQSCEAGEQLIERIAAEGAFRVGVPESLGGSDGSDQDVIDILAELAQHSLTASFISWGQRTLIDNIIHSENSYLKENYLEKLLSGEYAGATALSNAVKYLSDLEELNVYIVEENGQFYLKGRLPWVTNARRNRFLTIFVAGFADDPSKSYVVAVPSDAENFSRSEDLEFVSLQGGNTVALTFNRAPLKEEWILSKNAKEFLTQNRPAFLGYQFGLAFGLAERSLSEVEKELGKRSVLTDEWKYQVEQLGVIRKALYQGLADRSYFVTNPRELFQLRIDIVDVVAQSLLLELQAGGGRGYFSKSTSGFIRRWNEGAFLPIVSPSAVQLRHILATS